The segment GGGAGCCCTTTCCATTTATCGCTATTCTACACCTTTCTCATTCAAAAACTTTCCTAATTCCTTATCTGTTTTCAAAATATGGTCAGTCAGCCAGTCGGCAAGATATTTGAACACCTTGACCGGCTCAACAGGGTTCCCGGATGTTACCAGCAGATTGAGAGCTTCAGCCTTCATGGTAAAGTCATGATGCATTTTTCCATGTCCCTCTAAAGCAGGATACCCATGTTTCTCCATCAACCTGTCTTCAGTGGAAAAGTGGCTTAGCGCATAGTCGTACATATCCTTTACCAGCTCTTTGAGAACCTTCTCCTCTTCCATATTTTTTACCGAGTCGTAAGCCTTGTTAATCATGTTGATAAGCTGCATATGCTCAGTATCAATGACCCGAACGCCAACAGACAGATCCTCACTCCATTCCAAAATCGGCATAACTGCTCCTTATAATTTCAGATAATAACTCTTCGACCCATAAATTCATACAAAGTTTAAGTATTCACTTACCATTTTTCATGAAACAAAAACACACTTTCCTGCTTTCTTAAGTTTGCCCGCTCCGACTCTTTCTGGTAAACCGCACTAAACCCTTCCAAGGAGGAAATCTTAAAATGAAACTTTTCAAAATATTGCTGGTCAGTGCCCTTTTTTGCGTAGCCCTTTTTGCAGGAACCGCCAATGCTGCCGGGTCCAAGGTTTTCGTTAAATTGCAGACTAACATGGGTAACGTTGTGCTGGAGCTGGATAAAGGCAAAGCTCCCGTCACTGTGGAAAACTTTTTGCGCTATGTAAACGAAGGACATTATGACGGAACCATTTTTCACCGCGTAATTGACGGGTTCATGGT is part of the Desulfovibrio sp. JC022 genome and harbors:
- a CDS encoding bacteriohemerythrin; translated protein: MPILEWSEDLSVGVRVIDTEHMQLINMINKAYDSVKNMEEEKVLKELVKDMYDYALSHFSTEDRLMEKHGYPALEGHGKMHHDFTMKAEALNLLVTSGNPVEPVKVFKYLADWLTDHILKTDKELGKFLNEKGVE